The genomic region TGGGGCCCCACGAGACCCTGCACGAGCTGGGGCGGCGCTACCTGGAGTTCGCCGAGGACCACCCGCAATTGTACAAGCTGCTGTTCGAGGAGCTCGAGGGCGGTCTGCCCGGCGAGGACGAGCTGCCGGTGATGTACCACACTTACTATACGGCGAGCAACGCCCTGGAGCGGATGGCCGCGGCCGGGGAGATGCCCTTCGAGCCGAGTTACGGGGCGCTGATGGGTTGGGTGATGCTCCACGGCTTCTGCTCGCTGCTGATCTCGGGCCGCTTGGAGCTGGCCGAGGAGCTGGATCGCGACCAGTTGCGCCGCATTTTCCTGGAGTTCTACACCGGCGGCG from Candidatus Coatesbacteria bacterium harbors:
- a CDS encoding TetR family transcriptional regulator → MTRPPNPELRERLLAEAEKVVAEGGVAALNMRRLAKRVGVTATAIYGYFDSKGELLFQLKLRGARKLNARIGAIPPALGPHETLHELGRRYLEFAEDHPQLYKLLFEELEGGLPGEDELPVMYHTYYTASNALERMAAAGEMPFEPSYGALMGWVMLHGFCSLLISGRLELAEELDRDQLRRIFLEFYTGGGGRLDREGCDGPS